Part of the Pirellulales bacterium genome is shown below.
TGTGATTAACTCGGGTGGTTTTTTATCCAGTATTCGCGGAAAGACCGCAATCGGGGAAGCGATTCCACATCTCTTTGCCGACCGGCAGCCTCTTGCTGGCGATGATGTCGTCGATGTGGCAAACGGGAAAGCCTTCGACATCGACGTGTCTTTTCCAAGCGTCGTCAAATTGCTCTATCCCGTCGCGGGCAAAAATTAGATCCAGATCAAATGGTCCATTCTTCAACTGCACAAAGTCCTTGCCACTTTCTATTTCCCGAAGTTGATTTTCGGACAATTGGAAGCCTAAATCAGCGAGCGCCAAATTAATTGCTTTGCAATTCCCTTCGGTCTTTGCCGCGTACAGATCGGCATCCTGCGTTGTGTCGGGAAAGCCAAGTAGAATGGCGCCCGATTTTCCGATGAACAGATATCTTACGCCATGCCGTGCGAAGGCATCGCGGATTTCCTCCGCTTGGCGATACTCAAATGCGCCCATAGCCGAGCCAATCGGGAAGATTTTTTTCACACCAGGCGCGATAGTCGGCCATGGTATCGAAGGCCCGGAAAGTGGCGTCGTCGAGCACTGGCTTGTACGTGCGGATAAAAGCGTACTTAAACCGCTCGCGCAAAGGCCGCCGGGCGGCAGCTTCAAACTCCTGCATCTCTTCGGCGGAAATCGAGAGAACTGGCAATTCTGGCTGGGATTCGAGCATAGTTACATTGTGCCATGATAAGCTGTGAAATTGTATCACGCCCGGCAGCGATCCAAGAGCTGGTTTATTGCGTAGGGGAGATGGTCTGGACAAACTCGTTCCTGGCGTTGTAAGTTCTTGGGCAGATGGTGGTTGAGTGAATAGCTGCCAACACTCTAGGGGACCCTGGCAACCTCGAAAGTAACGCCGTAAACTATTGCCAAAACTAAAGTTGTGTTTTTTTGGCAATTGCAGCGCCAACCGCATTCCGAGCCACAGGGAGTTGAGGGAACATGGGTGAAACCAACGGGCAAGCAATGATCGAGGCGGTCGGGTTGTCGAAATATTACGGCGATTTCGCGGCCATTGATGATGTCTCGTTTCATGTGAACCAGGGGGAAGTGGTGGCGTTTTTGGGGCCGAACGGGGCCGGCAAAAGCACCACCATGAAACTGCTGACCGGATATTTGGCTCCCACCGCCGGCTCCGCCCGCATTGCCGGGCACGACATGGCCCGCGATCGCTTGGCGGCCTCGTCCCGGTTGGGTTATTTGCCGGAAAACGGCCCGCTGTATGTCGACATGACTCCCCGCAGCCTACTGGAATTTTTTGCCGACGCGCGCGGCATGTCGCCGGCGCGGAAAAAACAGCGCATTGATGCCGTCGTGGAACAGTGCGCTTTAGGCGCAGTGATTGGCAAGGCCATTGGCAAGTTATCGAAAGGTTATCGGCAACGTGTAGGCATGGCGCAAACGCTGTTGCACGAGCCCGACGTGTTAATTCTTGACGAACCCACGGCAGGATTGGATCCGAACCAGATTCGCGAAGTGCGGGAAACCATTCGCCGGCTGGGGCGCGAAAAAACCATTTTGCTTTCGACCCATATCATGCAGGAAGTGGAAGCGATTGCCAATCGGGTGTTGTTCATTAACGAAGGTCGATTGGTGTACGATGGCGCGCCCGCGGAATTGACCAAAGACGGTTACTCGCTGGATGAACGTTTTCGAGCGCTTACCGCGACGGCGCCAGCGTGAAATGCGATGAGCGGTTAGCAATTAGCGGCTAGCAATTAGCAGAACAACGATACGATAAAAAATTCACCCAACACTTGAACCGTTACCATCTGCAATGAATTACCACGTTATTCGCGCGATTTTCCGGCGGAACTTTGTCAGCTATTTCAGCAACCCGACGGGCTACGTCTTTATTTGCGTGTTTGTGCTGCTGGGATCGTTCTCAGCATTTTGGCCCGACGAGTTTTTCAACGCCAACCTGGCGAACTTGGAGCAACTGAATCATTGGTTCCCCTACATCATGCTGGTGTTTATACCGGCCATCACGATGAGCATTTGGGCCGACGAGCGCCGGCAGGGGACCGACGAGCTGCTGCTGACCATTCCGGCGGCCGATATTGACGTGGTGTTGGGAAAATATTTTGCCGCGGTGGCAATTTTCAGCGTGTCGCTGCTGTTCTCGCTGATTTGCAATTTGTCGGTGTTGCGAAAGCTGGGTGCTCCCGATGTCGGTTTGCTCTTGGGCACGTATTTCGGCTATTGGATGGTGGGCTTGGCGATGTTGGCCATTGGCATGGTGGCGTCGTTTTTAACGTCCAATTTAACGGTGGCGTTCATTTTGGGCGTGGCCTTCAACGCGCCGCTGGTGTTTTTGAATGTGCTGGATGTCATTGTGCGTGGCTCGGCCTGGACCGCCACTGCCAAGGGTTGGAGTGTGGGAGAGCAAATGAGCGATTTTGGCCGCGGCGTCATTAGCCTGCCCGCCATTTGCTACTTTCTAATGATCGTTGTGGCCATGCTTTATTTGTGCATGGTGCTGATTGGCCGGCGGCATTGGCTAGGGGGCCGCGGCGGCAAATCGATGGGGCCCCATTACGTGATTCGCGCCCTGGCGCTGGTGGCGCTGGCCGTGGGAGTGAATTTGCTGGTGCAGAACGTGAACATTCGGGCGGATGTCACCCAGGAACGGCTGAATTCGATTGCGCCGGAAACCAAGCAGCTAATTTCTGGTCTCGATCCGCAACATCCGGTGGTGATTGAAGCCTTCATCAGCGCGAACGTGCCGGAGGAATTTGTGCAAACCCGGCTCGATTTGCTGAATTTGCTGCGGGAATTCCAGCAGCTTTCCGGCGGAAAAATTCGCACCAACGTGCATTCCGACGTGGAGCCGCTGACCGACGAAGCCCAACGCGCCGAACAACAATTCGGCATCGCGCCGCAGGAAGTCTTCACGCAATCGCGGGGCGTGTTCAAAAATGAAAACATCTATTTGGGCGCGGCGATCACCTGTGGGCTGGAGAAAATGGTGATCCCGTTTTTTGAGCGCGGCGTGCCCGTGGAGTACGAATTGGTGCGCTCGTTGGCGACCATCACGCAGCAAAAGCGAAAGCGCGTGGGGGTGCTGCAGACCGATGCAGAATTATTCGGCGGATTCGATTTCAGCGGCGGCATGCCCCGGCAGCGCCCCAACGAACGGTTGATTGAAGAACTGGGCAAGCAATACGAAGTGGTGCGCGTGGATCCGACCAACCCCATCACGGAGCGCTACGACGTGCTGCTGGCAGTGCAGCCTTCATCGCTGACGCAGCCGCAAATGACGAACTTTATCGATGCCGTGCGCAAAGGCCAGCCGACGGCCATTTTTGAAGATCCGTTGCCGGCTTACATTGCCGGCGCCGTCGGCACCGGCGAGCCCCGCCGCTCACGGCAAAACCCGATGATGCCCTTCCAGCAGCCGCAAGCGGAGCCGAAGGGGAACATCCAAGAACTGTGGGATTTGCTCGGAGTGGAGTTGGTGCAAAAGAGTCGCCGCAGCGGACTGCTCGGCGATTTGGATAGTGGTTACGCCGTGGTGTGGCAAAATTTCAAGCCGGAAAGGTTCTCGGGAATCGATCAGCTTACACCGGAGTACGTGTTCATTAGCGCCGAGGCGCCGCATACCAGCGAGCCCTTTGAGCCGTTCAACGAAAAGAATCCAATCACGGCCGGCCTGCAAGAGTTGATTCTGCCTTTGCCCGGTGGATTGACCAAGCTCAACGCCGCCAGCACCGATTTTGTGCCTCTGGTGCACACCGGCAGCAACACCGGCCTGATTATGGTGAAAGATTTGATAAGCGCGCGGGCGTCGCTGGATATTCGCAGCCGCGAAGGCGCGCCGACCAACGAGGAATATGTTTTAGCGG
Proteins encoded:
- a CDS encoding Gldg family protein, which translates into the protein MNYHVIRAIFRRNFVSYFSNPTGYVFICVFVLLGSFSAFWPDEFFNANLANLEQLNHWFPYIMLVFIPAITMSIWADERRQGTDELLLTIPAADIDVVLGKYFAAVAIFSVSLLFSLICNLSVLRKLGAPDVGLLLGTYFGYWMVGLAMLAIGMVASFLTSNLTVAFILGVAFNAPLVFLNVLDVIVRGSAWTATAKGWSVGEQMSDFGRGVISLPAICYFLMIVVAMLYLCMVLIGRRHWLGGRGGKSMGPHYVIRALALVALAVGVNLLVQNVNIRADVTQERLNSIAPETKQLISGLDPQHPVVIEAFISANVPEEFVQTRLDLLNLLREFQQLSGGKIRTNVHSDVEPLTDEAQRAEQQFGIAPQEVFTQSRGVFKNENIYLGAAITCGLEKMVIPFFERGVPVEYELVRSLATITQQKRKRVGVLQTDAELFGGFDFSGGMPRQRPNERLIEELGKQYEVVRVDPTNPITERYDVLLAVQPSSLTQPQMTNFIDAVRKGQPTAIFEDPLPAYIAGAVGTGEPRRSRQNPMMPFQQPQAEPKGNIQELWDLLGVELVQKSRRSGLLGDLDSGYAVVWQNFKPERFSGIDQLTPEYVFISAEAPHTSEPFEPFNEKNPITAGLQELILPLPGGLTKLNAASTDFVPLVHTGSNTGLIMVKDLISARASLDIRSREGAPTNEEYVLAARITGKAKATEDEEDAAKTSAKDNGDKAGGKKGDDAKNDTKKMDAAKTDAKSGAKDEKQGDAKGASSDAATDHKEDANSQLNVVLVADIDMLAALFFDSRARRSPDTELQIDTDNVTFVLNALDVLAGDMRFVQLRNKRPMHRPLEEIVKQTEDARKETEKALNQFKKASQEQEEQLEKELTDTKEELNKQLTELQKQDNADPNVLREKGIDLSLKLQVASRRKEVTEEHLRQETQKQIEKANSELVASVHGVQDTYKLWSVILPPVPPLLVAFFVYFYRRTKEREGVAKARLR
- a CDS encoding ATP-binding cassette domain-containing protein, whose translation is MGETNGQAMIEAVGLSKYYGDFAAIDDVSFHVNQGEVVAFLGPNGAGKSTTMKLLTGYLAPTAGSARIAGHDMARDRLAASSRLGYLPENGPLYVDMTPRSLLEFFADARGMSPARKKQRIDAVVEQCALGAVIGKAIGKLSKGYRQRVGMAQTLLHEPDVLILDEPTAGLDPNQIREVRETIRRLGREKTILLSTHIMQEVEAIANRVLFINEGRLVYDGAPAELTKDGYSLDERFRALTATAPA